The following are from one region of the Rhodopirellula sp. P2 genome:
- a CDS encoding ATP-dependent Clp protease adaptor ClpS: MSDYSAAVAEPDVVTEEEQCSDRKPKRQPPYHVILWDDTDHSYDYVISMMKRLFRMPIEKGYQVAKEVDKSGRAICMTTTLELAELKRDQIHAFGKDEQLDRCKGSMTATIEPARG; the protein is encoded by the coding sequence ATGTCCGATTATTCCGCCGCCGTTGCCGAGCCCGATGTGGTCACGGAAGAAGAACAATGCAGCGACCGCAAGCCAAAACGGCAACCGCCTTATCACGTCATTCTGTGGGACGACACCGACCACAGCTATGACTATGTGATTTCGATGATGAAGCGTTTGTTCCGCATGCCCATCGAAAAAGGCTATCAAGTCGCAAAAGAGGTTGACAAAAGTGGCCGTGCGATTTGTATGACCACCACGTTGGAACTGGCGGAACTGAAACGCGATCAAATCCACGCGTTTGGCAAAGACGAACAATTGGACCGTTGCAAAGGCAGCATGACTGCCACCATTGAACCGGCTCGTGGCTGA
- a CDS encoding dipeptidase, with protein MSQPEQSSTPATPSASPLPTEVQSRLDEGKQRHEAELIEWLKIPSISSDSSRHDDVQRAADWLREKMNAAGLQTESISTNGFPLLVASTPPVPGAPVALVYGHYDVQPPEPLELWTSPPFEPVVRDGKVFARGATDDKGQVLTHIHSVCDWLASGQALPLQIKFLIEGEEEVGSKNLDEWLPQLAEKLACDVVVVSDSSQYGPGRPAVTCGLRGIATYELFVDGPSHDLHSGSFGGAVANPAMALCQLLASMKDTDGKIAIDGLYDDVAAIPEIERQAWKQLGADDAEFANSVGASELHGEAGYTTDERRWARPSLDINGLTSGHQGEGVKTVLPAKASAKFSFRLVPNQDPKRLTGLIESHLERHCPPGIRWTLKPDHGAGAMLADANSRYAKAASVAVEKAFGTPPVMIREGGSIPILARFQEVLDCDCLLLGWGQNDDAAHSPNEKFSLEDFHRGIQASASLWQAIASA; from the coding sequence ATGTCCCAACCCGAACAATCTTCCACCCCTGCCACTCCCTCCGCCTCCCCCTTGCCCACGGAGGTTCAGTCGCGACTGGACGAGGGAAAGCAGCGTCACGAAGCGGAGTTGATCGAGTGGTTGAAGATCCCCAGCATCAGCAGTGACTCGTCTCGCCACGACGATGTGCAGCGTGCCGCCGATTGGCTGCGGGAAAAAATGAACGCGGCCGGCCTGCAGACCGAATCCATCTCCACCAACGGGTTCCCCCTGCTAGTCGCCTCCACCCCACCCGTCCCGGGCGCCCCCGTGGCCCTGGTCTACGGACACTACGACGTTCAGCCACCGGAACCCCTGGAACTGTGGACCAGCCCACCGTTCGAACCCGTGGTCCGCGACGGCAAAGTCTTTGCTCGCGGTGCGACGGACGACAAAGGCCAAGTCCTGACGCACATCCACAGCGTTTGTGACTGGCTGGCCAGCGGACAAGCTCTGCCGTTGCAGATCAAATTCCTGATCGAAGGCGAAGAGGAAGTCGGCAGCAAGAACCTGGACGAATGGTTGCCTCAGCTCGCTGAAAAGCTGGCCTGCGACGTCGTCGTGGTCAGCGACAGCAGCCAGTACGGCCCCGGCCGTCCCGCCGTCACGTGCGGATTGCGTGGGATCGCGACGTACGAGTTGTTCGTCGATGGCCCCAGCCACGATTTGCACAGCGGCAGTTTCGGCGGCGCAGTCGCCAACCCCGCCATGGCCCTGTGCCAGTTGCTGGCCAGCATGAAAGACACTGACGGAAAAATTGCGATCGACGGACTGTATGACGATGTCGCCGCGATTCCCGAAATCGAACGCCAAGCCTGGAAGCAGCTCGGTGCCGACGACGCTGAATTCGCCAACAGCGTCGGTGCCTCCGAACTGCACGGCGAAGCGGGCTACACCACCGACGAACGACGCTGGGCTCGTCCATCGCTGGACATCAACGGCCTGACGTCAGGGCATCAAGGCGAAGGCGTGAAAACCGTGTTGCCAGCCAAAGCGTCCGCGAAATTCAGCTTTCGACTGGTGCCCAACCAAGACCCGAAACGTTTGACCGGGTTGATCGAATCCCACCTAGAGCGTCATTGCCCACCAGGCATTCGCTGGACGTTGAAACCCGATCACGGTGCCGGTGCCATGCTGGCGGATGCCAACAGTCGCTACGCCAAGGCAGCCAGCGTCGCCGTCGAAAAGGCCTTCGGAACGCCGCCCGTGATGATTCGCGAAGGCGGCTCGATTCCGATCCTGGCGCGGTTCCAAGAAGTTCTGGACTGCGACTGCCTGCTGCTCGGCTGGGGCCAAAACGACGATGCCGCTCACAGCCCCAATGAAAAGTTCTCGCTCGAGGATTTCCACCGAGGCATCCAAGCCTCGGCCTCGCTCTGGCAAGCCATCGCCTCGGCCTGA